A part of Mycolicibacterium sp. TUM20985 genomic DNA contains:
- a CDS encoding virginiamycin B lyase family protein, translated as MSRIFEVAVDGGPYALAAGSDGAMWVTLVHRGAIARVTHDGDLEVYPLAPDSKPSIITAGPDGALWFTCAGDDRIGRISTEGELTAFELRSGSVPLGITAGADGALWFAASGTGVIGRITVDGEIGEVAAPGGMPSMIASGPDGALWFTLNQANAIGRLDRDVVTLRKLPTPGAGPVGIAGTHDDAVWFTEILADKVGRIPLHEAMQELDLPGKPHAVIADPVGGVWVSLWGADQIARVSADGEVAIIDLPAGSDPHGLAIGPDGALWVALEAGFVMRLPTV; from the coding sequence GTGAGCCGCATCTTCGAGGTCGCCGTCGACGGGGGGCCGTACGCGCTGGCGGCGGGATCGGACGGTGCCATGTGGGTGACGCTGGTGCACCGGGGTGCGATTGCGCGGGTCACCCACGACGGGGACCTGGAGGTGTATCCGCTGGCGCCGGACAGCAAGCCGTCGATCATCACGGCCGGGCCCGACGGCGCGCTGTGGTTCACGTGTGCGGGCGACGACCGGATCGGGCGGATCTCGACGGAAGGTGAGCTCACGGCCTTCGAATTGCGTTCGGGCAGTGTGCCTCTCGGCATCACCGCCGGGGCGGACGGGGCGCTGTGGTTCGCCGCGTCGGGCACCGGCGTGATCGGCCGGATCACCGTCGACGGCGAGATCGGCGAGGTGGCCGCGCCGGGTGGGATGCCGTCGATGATCGCGTCCGGACCCGACGGCGCGCTGTGGTTCACGTTGAACCAGGCCAACGCGATCGGTCGACTCGACCGCGACGTGGTGACCCTGCGCAAGCTGCCGACGCCGGGCGCCGGCCCCGTCGGCATCGCGGGCACGCACGACGACGCGGTGTGGTTCACCGAGATCCTCGCCGACAAGGTGGGGCGCATTCCGTTGCACGAGGCGATGCAGGAGCTGGATCTGCCGGGCAAGCCGCACGCGGTGATCGCCGATCCGGTCGGTGGGGTGTGGGTCAGCCTGTGGGGTGCCGATCAGATCGCCCGCGTCAGCGCCGATGGCGAGGTGGCGATCATCGATCTCCCCGCGGGCAGTGATCCGCACGGGCTGGCGATCGGGCCCGACGGAGCATTGTGGGTGGCGCTGGAAGCCGGCTTCGTCATGCGTCTGCCGACGGTGTGA
- a CDS encoding MspA family porin, producing MAVCVSIVVLTPVPVAGADPDPGGQPVAAVEPAPDAAPPIDDGRVVSPPPQMLKTPDGWTLTLSAKDETQMISAPLTTALSSREYVVGGTFTGSLAGPEEAEVPGGTIEVGYQIGCGIDMSTSNGVSLTGTVGLNSSLGILGTDVISPEPDGILPGIGGNIGGGVTVGLKPGIINVVPVTKKDYEGAEPWVMISNFHVKIDGCVGQSFIRSYAFLSRSTKMSDAIVAYYGETKVV from the coding sequence ATGGCCGTCTGCGTGTCGATCGTCGTGTTGACTCCCGTGCCGGTGGCCGGCGCCGACCCCGATCCGGGTGGCCAACCGGTGGCGGCCGTGGAACCGGCACCCGACGCGGCGCCGCCCATCGACGACGGCCGTGTCGTATCGCCGCCGCCGCAGATGCTCAAGACGCCGGACGGCTGGACGCTGACCTTGTCGGCCAAGGACGAGACGCAGATGATCAGTGCACCTCTGACCACCGCGCTCTCCTCACGCGAATACGTGGTCGGCGGGACGTTCACGGGTTCGCTGGCCGGCCCCGAGGAGGCCGAGGTTCCTGGCGGCACGATCGAGGTGGGCTACCAGATCGGCTGCGGCATCGACATGAGTACGTCGAACGGTGTCTCGCTGACCGGCACGGTCGGGCTCAACTCGTCGTTGGGCATCCTCGGGACCGATGTCATCTCCCCTGAGCCGGACGGCATCCTGCCGGGCATCGGCGGCAACATCGGCGGCGGTGTGACCGTAGGTCTGAAGCCGGGCATCATCAACGTCGTCCCGGTGACGAAGAAGGATTACGAGGGCGCCGAACCGTGGGTCATGATCAGTAACTTCCACGTCAAGATCGACGGCTGCGTGGGCCAGTCCTTCATTCGGTCGTACGCGTTCTTGAGCCGTTCGACCAAGATGTCCGACGCGATCGTGGCCTACTACGGCGAGACCAAGGTCGTCTGA